A window of Thermoproteus sp. genomic DNA:
GGCTCAAGGAGGCCGGCATGGAGTCCATGCCTGGGGGCGGGGGCGAGATCCTAGTCGACGACGTGCGTAAAGTAATTGCGCCTAAGAAGATAGACTCCGACACGTGGCTTAGGATAATGGAGGAGGCCCATAAGGCCGGCATACCGTCGTCCGCCACCATGATGTACGGCCACGTGGAGTCGCTCAGCGATATCGCCATGCATATGTACAAAATAGTCGAGCTCCAGAGGAAGACCGGCGGCTTCATGGCCTTCATAGCGTGGAACTTCGAGCCGGGAACCAGCGAGTTGGGGAGGAAGATACCGCACCCCAAGACCTCCGCGACCCTATTGAGGATGGTGGCCGCCGCCAGAATAGTCTTCGACGGGCTCATACCGCACATACAAACCGGGTGGCTCACCACGGGGCCGGAGACGGCCCAACTGGCCATGTACTTCGGCGCCGACGACTTCGGCGGAACTCTATACGAGGAGAAGGTATTGGAGTGGAAGAGGTCAGAGGCGCCCGTGGACAGAAGGGAGGACGTAGAGAGGATAATAAGAGGCGCCGGCTTCCGCCCGGCCGAGAGGGACAATCTATACAGAGTAGTCGCCTAGGTAGCCCCGCGCGATCCGGAGGAACCGGCACCCTCCAACGCGAGGCATTGCTAGGCGAGACGCGTCAGTTTTTTATATAGGCCGCGATATTACGTGATGGAGTCTGTCCTTGGTCCGGTTCTCGACAAGTCTTTGGAGGTGGTCCTAAAGAAAGTTGAAAGGGGCG
This region includes:
- the mqnC gene encoding cyclic dehypoxanthinyl futalosine synthase, with product MKPSEILELLRMDLWELGRRAYEVRRRLYGDVTTYISNMILNYTNVCVVGCSFCAFYRPPRHPEAYTYDVETAVRKVLEVDARYGIRQVLVQGGVNPEIGLEYFEELFRRIKAKAPHIAIHALSPLEVEYLARRERMTYREVLERLKEAGMESMPGGGGEILVDDVRKVIAPKKIDSDTWLRIMEEAHKAGIPSSATMMYGHVESLSDIAMHMYKIVELQRKTGGFMAFIAWNFEPGTSELGRKIPHPKTSATLLRMVAAARIVFDGLIPHIQTGWLTTGPETAQLAMYFGADDFGGTLYEEKVLEWKRSEAPVDRREDVERIIRGAGFRPAERDNLYRVVA